The following coding sequences are from one Chitinophagaceae bacterium window:
- a CDS encoding prenyltransferase gives MASFIGFFKIIRPLNLLFIVLAQFLVRYAIILPAFEIYNIEPTLNFLNFSLLVLSTVLIAAGGYVINDYFDVKIDYLNKPKKVFIDNNISRKTAMKAHVILSVLGVISGIYLSYIIGNFSLSIIFPVVAGLLWFYSTTYKKQALIGNFIVSFLTGLILLMVVLFEPKLLDLEILGIRYIALPVLYTVVAYAFFAFWVSLVREIIKDLQDMQGDIAFGCETLPIKIGIPKTKLIVAVLIVIQIALIGFIQLQYLDTQYYEIQQGRFLYIFIFIQLPMVYILYKLRRADKAADFQVMSNIVKFVMLAGILSMPVFQFII, from the coding sequence ATGGCTTCTTTTATTGGGTTTTTTAAAATAATCAGACCTTTAAACTTATTGTTTATAGTGTTGGCTCAGTTTTTAGTCAGATATGCTATTATCTTACCGGCATTTGAGATTTATAATATAGAACCCACACTAAATTTTTTAAACTTTTCACTTTTAGTACTATCAACGGTATTAATCGCAGCAGGTGGTTATGTTATAAATGATTATTTTGATGTAAAAATCGATTACTTAAACAAACCTAAAAAGGTTTTTATCGATAATAATATCAGCCGAAAAACAGCTATGAAAGCTCATGTTATTTTGAGTGTGTTGGGTGTTATATCGGGTATTTATCTCTCTTATATAATTGGCAATTTCAGCCTTTCCATTATTTTTCCGGTTGTTGCCGGTTTACTTTGGTTTTATTCGACTACTTATAAAAAACAAGCACTCATTGGGAATTTTATCGTTTCATTTTTAACAGGCTTGATTTTGTTAATGGTTGTGTTATTTGAGCCCAAACTATTAGATTTGGAAATTCTTGGAATACGGTATATAGCCCTTCCGGTTTTGTATACAGTTGTTGCTTATGCCTTTTTTGCTTTTTGGGTTTCATTAGTTAGAGAAATTATAAAGGATTTACAGGATATGCAAGGGGATATTGCATTTGGATGTGAAACTTTACCTATTAAGATTGGTATCCCCAAAACGAAATTGATTGTCGCGGTATTAATTGTAATACAAATTGCTTTAATTGGCTTTATACAGCTTCAATATTTAGATACTCAGTATTATGAAATACAGCAAGGCCGGTTTCTTTATATCTTTATTTTCATTCAGCTTCCCATGGTTTATATTTTATACAAACTACGCAGAGCTGATAAAGCCGCAGATTTTCAAGTCATGAGCAATATTGTGAAATTTGTAATGCTTGCAGGTATTTTATCTATGCCGGTTTTTCAGTTTATTATTTAA
- a CDS encoding FtsX-like permease family protein produces MAYQFGKKPGKRKSPTYIYSIVSISFVLFLLGSLGYLLFYANELGRYFKENVEVTVVLKQNISESDGLQLEKRLQAEDFVRIASYISPEKAAERLNEQLGEDFLDLLGYNPIFSSVEFYLTAEYANPDSIQMINEKLMLYREVSDVLVQQDLIVQVNENIRKIGIGLGIISVLLLIIALALIDNTLRLSMYSNRFIIKSMQLVGATKWFILKPFISRAILNGLLSIIITLIMLAALLYFVYIRVPELADLHNWTISALIFAVIFILGLFISVISTLGAVLKYLKMRLDDLY; encoded by the coding sequence ATGGCCTATCAGTTTGGCAAAAAACCGGGAAAGAGAAAATCTCCGACTTATATTTATTCTATAGTCAGTATTTCTTTCGTATTATTTCTTTTGGGATCATTGGGTTATCTGCTTTTTTATGCGAATGAACTGGGAAGATATTTCAAAGAAAATGTTGAAGTTACGGTTGTTTTAAAGCAAAACATCAGTGAATCTGACGGCTTACAGTTGGAAAAAAGGCTACAAGCAGAAGATTTTGTTCGAATAGCATCATATATCAGTCCTGAAAAAGCAGCCGAGCGATTAAACGAACAGTTAGGAGAAGACTTTTTAGATTTACTGGGTTATAACCCCATTTTTTCATCCGTTGAATTTTATCTTACGGCAGAATATGCCAACCCTGACAGTATTCAAATGATAAATGAAAAGTTGATGCTCTACAGAGAAGTCAGCGATGTTTTGGTTCAACAAGATTTAATAGTACAGGTTAATGAAAACATTAGAAAAATTGGAATCGGATTAGGAATCATATCTGTATTACTTTTGATAATCGCCTTAGCGCTTATAGACAATACTTTACGACTTAGTATGTACTCCAATCGTTTTATTATAAAAAGTATGCAGTTGGTTGGAGCCACAAAGTGGTTTATACTTAAACCCTTTATTAGCAGAGCAATTTTAAACGGCTTACTGAGTATTATTATCACCTTAATTATGTTAGCTGCACTTTTATACTTTGTGTATATACGTGTTCCGGAATTAGCTGATTTACATAATTGGACAATAAGTGCCCTTATCTTCGCAGTTATTTTTATTTTAGGATTGTTTATTTCAGTAATCAGCACTTTAGGTGCCGTTCTAAAATATTTAAAAATGCGCTTGGATGATTTGTATTAA
- a CDS encoding DUF2520 domain-containing protein: MKPLIHILGNGNVAQVLAVQLTNSGYSIQSVYARKKENANEIQTLTGAVVTDKISDIEKMQGIVFFALSDTATAEFCKRIKFKKDVLAVHTSGTLPDNLLAECSADYAVFYPFQSIHKTDEGNPFKGIPVGIYASKEESYQLLSNIAFSLSAEAFEITEKQRKVLHLSGVLSNNFTTFLINEAAQLLKINDLNPNLIAPLIKKTLNIPDFTKKQLPQTGPAIRNDKEIIREHLKLLEKDHNLSEVYEMLTKSIRLRIKDNSSQL, translated from the coding sequence GTGAAACCCTTAATCCACATATTAGGTAATGGAAATGTTGCTCAGGTATTAGCTGTTCAGCTTACAAATTCAGGCTATTCTATTCAAAGTGTTTATGCAAGGAAGAAAGAGAATGCTAATGAAATACAAACTCTGACAGGAGCTGTCGTAACGGATAAGATATCTGATATAGAAAAAATGCAAGGGATAGTTTTCTTTGCTTTATCAGATACAGCCACAGCTGAATTTTGTAAAAGAATCAAATTTAAAAAAGATGTACTTGCTGTTCACACTTCCGGTACTCTTCCGGATAATTTATTAGCAGAGTGCTCAGCTGATTACGCTGTGTTTTATCCATTCCAATCTATCCATAAAACAGATGAAGGAAATCCATTTAAGGGAATACCTGTTGGGATTTATGCTTCTAAAGAAGAGAGTTATCAATTACTTAGTAATATAGCTTTTTCTTTGTCTGCTGAAGCATTTGAAATTACAGAGAAACAAAGAAAGGTATTGCATCTTTCAGGGGTTTTAAGTAATAACTTCACCACCTTTTTGATAAATGAAGCTGCTCAGTTATTGAAAATAAATGATTTAAACCCAAATCTGATTGCACCCCTGATAAAAAAAACTCTAAATATACCGGATTTTACTAAAAAACAATTGCCTCAAACCGGACCTGCCATCAGAAATGACAAGGAAATAATCAGAGAGCATCTGAAATTACTGGAAAAGGATCATAATCTTTCTGAAGTTTATGAAATGTTAACAAAAAGTATCCGCTTACGCATAAAAGACAATTCAAGTCAACTATAA
- the truB gene encoding tRNA pseudouridine(55) synthase TruB — MVFPDLDTLKEGATLLIDKPYEWTSFDVVNLIKRRTKAKTGHAGTLDPLATGLVILCTGKFTKKLQEFSELGKTYEGIIYLGAHRPSYDRETEIESTNDISGITEEQIQESAKTFIGEQLQMPPIFSAIKKDGIRAYKKARKGEHIEMTARKINIIDFVIKKVELPMVHFEVSCSKGTYIRSLAFDFGKSLNSKAYLHELRRTKIGLYDVKNAFTVEECIESIADQKMKQNNKPD; from the coding sequence ATGGTCTTCCCAGATTTAGATACTTTGAAAGAAGGCGCAACCCTTTTAATAGACAAACCCTACGAATGGACATCCTTTGATGTTGTAAATCTGATTAAAAGAAGAACTAAAGCCAAAACAGGGCACGCAGGAACACTCGATCCGCTTGCTACCGGATTGGTTATCTTATGTACCGGTAAGTTTACCAAAAAGCTTCAGGAGTTTAGTGAATTGGGGAAAACCTATGAGGGTATCATTTATCTGGGAGCGCACAGACCCTCTTATGACAGGGAAACAGAAATTGAAAGTACAAATGACATAAGCGGCATAACAGAAGAACAAATTCAGGAATCTGCAAAAACTTTTATCGGTGAGCAACTTCAGATGCCTCCGATCTTCTCTGCTATAAAAAAAGATGGAATAAGGGCTTACAAAAAAGCCAGAAAAGGTGAACATATAGAAATGACAGCCAGAAAAATAAACATTATCGATTTTGTGATAAAAAAAGTTGAACTGCCAATGGTGCATTTTGAAGTAAGCTGCTCTAAAGGCACTTATATCAGAAGCCTTGCCTTTGATTTTGGAAAAAGTTTGAATAGTAAAGCTTACTTACATGAACTCAGGCGCACCAAGATTGGTTTGTATGATGTGAAAAATGCTTTTACCGTTGAAGAATGTATAGAAAGCATCGCAGATCAAAAAATGAAACAAAATAACAAACCGGACTGA
- a CDS encoding undecaprenyl-diphosphate phosphatase, producing MNWIESILIGLLQGFTEFLPISSSGHIELAKVLLGADIEEGLRFQIIIHIATMISTLVVFRKDIFLIFKDLLQFKKTDDSLFALKILLSMIPLGIVYYLFGSQAEELFEGRAFWVGAMLLVTGSLMFATLKMSGKDKKITFLMAIIIGLFQAAAIIPGISRSGATLAAALFMGAQKDQATRFSFLMIIPPMLGATLLQFKELSDAGFTASHENNMLAIAFIAALVSGIVACKWMINIVRKGNLFYFGIYCFAIGIIAMIWSSQI from the coding sequence ATGAATTGGATTGAGTCAATTTTAATAGGTTTATTGCAAGGTTTTACCGAGTTTTTACCCATCAGCAGCAGTGGTCATATAGAATTGGCTAAAGTGCTGTTAGGGGCAGATATTGAGGAGGGACTTCGGTTTCAAATCATTATTCATATCGCAACTATGATAAGCACACTAGTTGTGTTTAGAAAAGATATTTTCCTGATTTTTAAAGACCTGCTGCAATTTAAGAAAACAGATGACAGTTTATTTGCCTTAAAAATACTTTTATCAATGATTCCTTTGGGAATCGTGTATTATTTGTTTGGCAGTCAGGCGGAAGAATTGTTTGAAGGAAGGGCTTTTTGGGTTGGTGCAATGTTGTTAGTTACCGGATCATTAATGTTTGCAACCTTAAAAATGAGTGGCAAAGACAAAAAAATCACCTTTTTAATGGCAATTATAATTGGTTTATTTCAGGCTGCAGCCATAATACCCGGTATTTCCCGTTCAGGAGCAACCCTGGCAGCCGCATTATTTATGGGCGCACAAAAGGATCAGGCTACCCGATTTTCATTTCTTATGATTATTCCTCCAATGCTTGGTGCAACTTTATTACAGTTTAAAGAATTGTCAGATGCCGGATTTACTGCAAGCCACGAAAATAATATGCTTGCAATAGCTTTCATAGCGGCACTTGTTTCAGGAATTGTTGCTTGCAAGTGGATGATTAATATTGTCCGCAAAGGAAATCTTTTTTACTTTGGAATCTATTGCTTTGCAATAGGAATAATAGCGATGATATGGTCTTCCCAGATTTAG
- the maf gene encoding septum formation protein Maf: MNLDYPYRIVLASASPRRKMLLEQSGFKVEVRPSPAEEVIPPDYPVLEVPEYLAGLKLQPFKEMHKKGEVYIAADTVVILNNKIYGKPLSRDNAVQMLKDFSGEMHQVVSGIALLSPNGKEVRFSETTNVYFSKLTDKLIENYVDSYEPYDKAGSYAIQEAIGLLGIEKIEGCYYNVVGLPVNALNKHLQSWV; this comes from the coding sequence ATGAATTTAGATTACCCTTATAGAATTGTTTTAGCTTCAGCATCGCCAAGACGAAAAATGTTATTGGAACAGTCAGGCTTTAAAGTTGAAGTCAGGCCTTCTCCCGCAGAAGAAGTTATTCCCCCGGATTATCCTGTTTTAGAAGTTCCTGAGTATTTGGCGGGATTGAAGTTGCAGCCTTTTAAGGAGATGCACAAAAAAGGGGAGGTGTATATAGCAGCAGATACCGTCGTGATTTTGAATAATAAAATTTATGGGAAGCCCCTAAGCAGGGATAATGCTGTTCAAATGCTGAAAGATTTTTCCGGTGAAATGCATCAGGTAGTAAGTGGAATAGCCTTGCTTTCACCAAATGGAAAAGAAGTGCGTTTTAGTGAAACTACAAATGTTTACTTTTCTAAATTAACGGATAAGCTAATTGAAAACTATGTAGATTCTTATGAACCCTATGACAAAGCAGGTTCTTATGCAATACAGGAAGCTATTGGACTTTTAGGAATTGAAAAAATAGAGGGCTGCTATTATAATGTTGTAGGCTTACCGGTTAATGCTTTGAATAAACATTTGCAAAGCTGGGTTTAA
- a CDS encoding bifunctional riboflavin kinase/FAD synthetase produces MRVFRDLMSLPKFKNGILTVGTFDGVHFGHKAIIRQMQEAAQKISGETILLTFHPHPRIVLNQKGDKIKLIQTIEEKTEILKQFGLDNLIIVPFTKSFSDMLPEDYVRNFLYNNIKPHTVIIGYDHRFGKNRSGGIETFNSLSKELDFKVEEISAKMIDDITVSSTKIRNALLQGEIEKANELLGHNFSINGKVIDGKKIGRTIGFPTANLTVENEHKLIPANGVYAVNVKTGSSSNAYKGMANIGLRPTFNNGSKSIEVHIFEFNKDIYNQKLKVEFISFIRNEIKFNNSEELRQQLEIDAEIAKKLLY; encoded by the coding sequence ATGCGCGTATTCAGAGATTTAATGTCCCTACCCAAATTTAAAAATGGTATACTGACAGTAGGTACTTTTGATGGTGTTCATTTTGGACATAAAGCTATTATCAGGCAAATGCAGGAAGCTGCTCAAAAAATTTCCGGAGAAACTATTTTGCTTACCTTTCATCCGCATCCCAGAATTGTGCTTAACCAAAAAGGGGATAAAATAAAGCTTATCCAAACTATTGAAGAGAAAACAGAGATTCTTAAACAATTTGGGCTTGATAATTTAATCATAGTACCTTTTACAAAAAGTTTTTCGGATATGCTGCCTGAAGATTATGTGAGAAATTTCCTTTACAATAATATTAAGCCGCATACTGTCATCATTGGATACGATCACCGTTTCGGGAAAAACCGTTCCGGAGGGATAGAGACTTTTAACTCCCTATCGAAAGAATTAGATTTTAAGGTTGAAGAAATTTCAGCCAAAATGATAGATGATATCACTGTTAGCTCAACAAAAATAAGAAATGCATTGCTTCAGGGAGAAATTGAAAAAGCAAACGAACTTTTAGGGCATAACTTTTCTATTAACGGAAAGGTAATCGACGGTAAAAAAATTGGCAGAACTATCGGCTTCCCAACCGCCAATTTAACTGTAGAAAACGAACATAAACTCATACCGGCAAATGGAGTCTATGCTGTAAATGTCAAAACAGGTTCATCATCTAACGCATACAAGGGAATGGCAAATATTGGCCTGAGACCAACCTTTAACAATGGCTCAAAAAGTATTGAGGTGCATATTTTTGAATTTAATAAAGACATTTACAATCAAAAGCTAAAAGTGGAATTCATTTCTTTTATCAGAAATGAGATAAAGTTTAATAATTCCGAAGAGCTCCGTCAACAATTAGAAATAGATGCGGAAATAGCTAAAAAGTTATTGTATTAA
- a CDS encoding DUF3098 domain-containing protein, whose translation MKKKPQIKKPVVSGRSKKTKYEPFLDVKNFYVLIGGTLVMGLGFILMIGGYNDDPSFFNEAGLYSTRRTVVSPIVLILGVIIIIWGIFKDFNPTKQSDKADVSA comes from the coding sequence ATGAAAAAAAAGCCACAAATTAAAAAACCCGTAGTTTCGGGCAGATCTAAAAAAACCAAATACGAACCTTTTTTAGATGTTAAAAATTTTTATGTTTTAATAGGCGGAACTTTAGTCATGGGGCTGGGATTCATCCTTATGATTGGAGGTTATAATGATGACCCTAGCTTTTTTAACGAGGCCGGACTATACAGTACCCGTAGAACAGTAGTTTCTCCTATCGTTCTTATTTTAGGTGTTATTATAATTATTTGGGGAATTTTTAAAGATTTTAATCCAACGAAACAGTCCGACAAAGCAGATGTGAGCGCATGA